In one window of Brassica rapa cultivar Chiifu-401-42 chromosome A07, CAAS_Brap_v3.01, whole genome shotgun sequence DNA:
- the LOC103828751 gene encoding putative pentatricopeptide repeat-containing protein At3g23330 isoform X1, which produces MSSSSSSKALIKTLINNPTRIKSKHQAKQLHAQFLRTQSLSHTSASVVISIYTNLKLLHEALLLFRTLESPPVLAWKSVIRCFTDQSLFSRALSSFVDMRASGRCPDHNVFPSVLKSCTMMSDLRLGESVHGYVVRLGLGCDLYTCNALMNMYAKLQGMGSKISAGKVFDEMPQRILDGETMSNALPSGIDSVRKVFELMPRKDVVSWNTIIAGYAQSGMYEDALRMVREMANEDIKPDAFTLSSVLPIFSEYVDVKRGKEIHGYVIRKGIDADVYIGSSLVDMYAKSARIEDSERVFSHLLRRDSISYNSLVAGYVQNGRYNEALKLFRQMVTAKVRPGPVAFSSVLPACAHLSTLHLGKQLHGYVLRGGYSDNIFIDSALVDMYSKCGSIKAARKIFDRMNVHDEVSWTAIIMGHALHGHGHEAVSLFEEMKLQGVKPNHVAFVAVLTACSHVGLVDEAWGYFNSMTEVYGLNHELEHYAAVADLLGRAGKLEEAYDFISNMRVEPTGSVWSTLLSSCSVHKNLELAEKVAEKIFAVDSENMGACVLMCNMYASNGRWKEMAKLRLRMKKLGMRKKPACSWIEFKDKTHGFVSGDRSHSSMERINEFLEAVMEQMEKEGYVADTSGVLHDVDEEHKRELLFGHSERLAVAFGIINTEPGTTIRVTKNIRICRDCHVAIKFISKITEREIIVRDNSRFHHFNRGSCSCGDYW; this is translated from the coding sequence ATgagttcatcatcatcatcaaaagcCCTGATCAAAACCCTGATCAATAACCCAACACGCATCAAATCCAAACACCAAGCCAAGCAGCTCCACGCCCAGTTCCTCCGAACCCAATCACTCTCCCACACATCAGCCTCCGTCGTCATCTCCATCTACACCAACCTCAAACTCCTACACGAAGCCCTGCTTCTCTTCCGCACCCTCGAGTCTCCTCCCGTCCTCGCATGGAAGTCAGTCATCAGATGCTTCACCGACCAGTCCCTCTTCTCTCGCGCATTGTCTTCCTTCGTCGATATGCGAGCTTCCGGGAGATGCCCAGATCACAATGTCTTCCCTTCGGTCTTGAAATCGTGTACGATGATGTCGGATTTGAGGTTGGGTGAGTCTGTTCATGGGTATGTTGTTAGGCTTGGGTTGGGTTGTGATTTGTATACTTGCAATGCGCTTATGAATATGTATGCTAAGCTTCAAGGGATGGGTTCCAAGATTAGTGCAGgtaaggtgttcgatgaaatgcctcAGAGAATATTAGATGGTGAAACTATGAGTAATGCTCTGCCTTCAGGGATAGATAGTGTGAGGAAAGTTTTTGAATTGATGCCTAGAAAGGATGTGGTTTCTTGGAACACGATCATTGCAGGGTATGCACAGAGTGGAATGTATGAAGATGCTTTGAGGATGGTTAGGGAGATGGCAAATGAGGATATAAAGCCTGATGCTTTCACTTTGTCTAGTGTTCTTCCGATTTTTTCAGAGTATGTAGATGTTAAAAGGGGAAAAGAGATTCATGGGTATGTGATTAGGAAAGGGATTGATGCTGATGTGTATATTGGGAGTAGCTTGGTTGATATGTATGCTAAAAGTGCTCGGATTGAAGATTCGGAGAGAGTGTTTTCTCACTTGTTGAGACGTGATAGTATCTCGTATAACTCGCTTGTTGCCGGGTATGTACAGAACGGTAGATATAACGAGGCTTTGAAGTTGTTCAGGCAAATGGTGACCGCAAAGGTTAGGCCGGGACCTGTGGCTTTCTCGAGCGTGTTGCCTGCTTGTGCTCACTTATCCACCTTGCACCTTGGGAAACAACTTCACGGGTATGTGTTGAGAGGTGGCTATAGCGATAACATATTCATAGATAGCGCGCTTGTGGATATGTACTCCAAATGTGGGAGTATTAAGGCTGCTAGGAAGATTTTTGACAGGATGAATGTACATGACGAAGTTTCATGGACGGCTATTATTATGGGGCATGCGTTACATGGTCATGGGCATGAAGCAGTTTCCTTGTTCGAGGAAATGAAACTGCAAGGAGTGAAACCAAATCATGTGGCGTTTGTTGCTGTGCTAACTGCTTGTAGTCACGTTGGGTTGGTAGATGAGGCGTGGGGATATTTCAACAGCATGACTGAGGTATACGGTTTGAACCATGAGTTGGAACATTACGCAGCTGTAGCTGATCTTCTTGGCCGTGCGGGGAAGCTGGAAGAAGCGTATGATTTCATTTCAAACATGCGTGTTGAGCCTACGGGTAGCGTCTGGTCTACGTTACTGTCTTCTTGCAGCGTTCACAAGAATCTTGAGCTAGCGGAGAAGGTGGCGGAGAAGATATTCGCTGTTGATTCTGAAaacatgggagcttgtgtgctGATGTGCAACATGTATGCATCTAACGGGAGATGGAAAGAGATGGCGAAACTGAGGTTGAGAATGAAGAAGCTAGGAATGAGGAAAAAGCCAGCTTGTAGTTGGATCGAGTTCAAAGACAAGACTCATGGTTTTGTCTCAGGGGATAGATCGCATTCGAGTATGGAGAGAATCAATGAGTTTCTTGAAGCTGTAATGGAACAGATGGAGAAAGAAGGGTATGTTGCAGACACAAGCGGAGTGCTTCACGACGTGGATGAGGAGCATAAGAGGGAGCTTTTGTTTGGACACAGCGAGAGATTAGCTGTTGCGTTTGGTATCATCAACACAGAGCCTGGCACGACGATAAGGGTCACTAAGAACATAAGGATATGCAGGGATTGTCATGTTGCTATCAAGTTTATTTCGAAGATCACAGAGAGAGAAATTATCGTGAGGGATAATAGCAGATTCCATCATTTCAACCGTGGAAGCTGTTCTTGTGGAGACTATTGGTGA
- the LOC103828751 gene encoding putative pentatricopeptide repeat-containing protein At3g23330 isoform X2, whose amino-acid sequence MEVSHQMLHRPVPLLSRIVFLRRYASFREMPRSQCLPFGLEIVYDDVGFEISAGKVFDEMPQRILDGETMSNALPSGIDSVRKVFELMPRKDVVSWNTIIAGYAQSGMYEDALRMVREMANEDIKPDAFTLSSVLPIFSEYVDVKRGKEIHGYVIRKGIDADVYIGSSLVDMYAKSARIEDSERVFSHLLRRDSISYNSLVAGYVQNGRYNEALKLFRQMVTAKVRPGPVAFSSVLPACAHLSTLHLGKQLHGYVLRGGYSDNIFIDSALVDMYSKCGSIKAARKIFDRMNVHDEVSWTAIIMGHALHGHGHEAVSLFEEMKLQGVKPNHVAFVAVLTACSHVGLVDEAWGYFNSMTEVYGLNHELEHYAAVADLLGRAGKLEEAYDFISNMRVEPTGSVWSTLLSSCSVHKNLELAEKVAEKIFAVDSENMGACVLMCNMYASNGRWKEMAKLRLRMKKLGMRKKPACSWIEFKDKTHGFVSGDRSHSSMERINEFLEAVMEQMEKEGYVADTSGVLHDVDEEHKRELLFGHSERLAVAFGIINTEPGTTIRVTKNIRICRDCHVAIKFISKITEREIIVRDNSRFHHFNRGSCSCGDYW is encoded by the exons ATGGAAGTCAGTCATCAGATGCTTCACCGACCAGTCCCTCTTCTCTCGCGCATTGTCTTCCTTCGTCGATATGCGAGCTTCCGGGAGATGCCCAGATCACAATGTCTTCCCTTCGGTCTTGAAATCGTGTACGATGATGTCGGATTTGAG ATTAGTGCAGgtaaggtgttcgatgaaatgcctcAGAGAATATTAGATGGTGAAACTATGAGTAATGCTCTGCCTTCAGGGATAGATAGTGTGAGGAAAGTTTTTGAATTGATGCCTAGAAAGGATGTGGTTTCTTGGAACACGATCATTGCAGGGTATGCACAGAGTGGAATGTATGAAGATGCTTTGAGGATGGTTAGGGAGATGGCAAATGAGGATATAAAGCCTGATGCTTTCACTTTGTCTAGTGTTCTTCCGATTTTTTCAGAGTATGTAGATGTTAAAAGGGGAAAAGAGATTCATGGGTATGTGATTAGGAAAGGGATTGATGCTGATGTGTATATTGGGAGTAGCTTGGTTGATATGTATGCTAAAAGTGCTCGGATTGAAGATTCGGAGAGAGTGTTTTCTCACTTGTTGAGACGTGATAGTATCTCGTATAACTCGCTTGTTGCCGGGTATGTACAGAACGGTAGATATAACGAGGCTTTGAAGTTGTTCAGGCAAATGGTGACCGCAAAGGTTAGGCCGGGACCTGTGGCTTTCTCGAGCGTGTTGCCTGCTTGTGCTCACTTATCCACCTTGCACCTTGGGAAACAACTTCACGGGTATGTGTTGAGAGGTGGCTATAGCGATAACATATTCATAGATAGCGCGCTTGTGGATATGTACTCCAAATGTGGGAGTATTAAGGCTGCTAGGAAGATTTTTGACAGGATGAATGTACATGACGAAGTTTCATGGACGGCTATTATTATGGGGCATGCGTTACATGGTCATGGGCATGAAGCAGTTTCCTTGTTCGAGGAAATGAAACTGCAAGGAGTGAAACCAAATCATGTGGCGTTTGTTGCTGTGCTAACTGCTTGTAGTCACGTTGGGTTGGTAGATGAGGCGTGGGGATATTTCAACAGCATGACTGAGGTATACGGTTTGAACCATGAGTTGGAACATTACGCAGCTGTAGCTGATCTTCTTGGCCGTGCGGGGAAGCTGGAAGAAGCGTATGATTTCATTTCAAACATGCGTGTTGAGCCTACGGGTAGCGTCTGGTCTACGTTACTGTCTTCTTGCAGCGTTCACAAGAATCTTGAGCTAGCGGAGAAGGTGGCGGAGAAGATATTCGCTGTTGATTCTGAAaacatgggagcttgtgtgctGATGTGCAACATGTATGCATCTAACGGGAGATGGAAAGAGATGGCGAAACTGAGGTTGAGAATGAAGAAGCTAGGAATGAGGAAAAAGCCAGCTTGTAGTTGGATCGAGTTCAAAGACAAGACTCATGGTTTTGTCTCAGGGGATAGATCGCATTCGAGTATGGAGAGAATCAATGAGTTTCTTGAAGCTGTAATGGAACAGATGGAGAAAGAAGGGTATGTTGCAGACACAAGCGGAGTGCTTCACGACGTGGATGAGGAGCATAAGAGGGAGCTTTTGTTTGGACACAGCGAGAGATTAGCTGTTGCGTTTGGTATCATCAACACAGAGCCTGGCACGACGATAAGGGTCACTAAGAACATAAGGATATGCAGGGATTGTCATGTTGCTATCAAGTTTATTTCGAAGATCACAGAGAGAGAAATTATCGTGAGGGATAATAGCAGATTCCATCATTTCAACCGTGGAAGCTGTTCTTGTGGAGACTATTGGTGA
- the LOC103828752 gene encoding uncharacterized protein At4g14342 gives MQASDRFNINSQLEHLQAKYVGTGHADLSRFEWAVNIQRDSYASYIGHYPMLAYFAIAENESIGRERYNFMQKMLLPCGLPPEREDD, from the exons ATGCAG GCAAGTGATAGGTTTAACATCAATTCTCAGCTTGAGCATCTTCAAGCTAAGTATGTTGGTACTGGCCATGCTGATTTGAGCAGATT TGAGTGGGCTGTGAACATTCAGCGTGACAGTTATGCTTCCTACATTGGTCACTACCCCATGCTTGCTTACTTTGCTATCGCTGAGAACGAGTCCATTGGACGTGAACGCTACAACTTTATGCAG AAAATGCTTCTACCTTGTGGCCTTCCTCCAGAAAGAGAAGACGACTAA
- the LOC108868988 gene encoding uncharacterized protein LOC108868988, which yields MGFHNFCHIKLNRNSFRLLVIKIFWKFKNLFNLKISIPSMASQENEKGTKQELLPSLPDDLLMSCFARVSRVYHPTLSLVSKSFASLLASPELYKTRSLLACTESCLYVCFQSATKCSWFTLCRKPKNQMGTFYVSILDCRSHTWREGSSLRMVRHRGKHVERCLKENYLILMVASLLHWLIMVARWLPCGTRISTKMIWCAEIMLKRPKTGEVWGEVEWCDICLFDEWLERSYTCCHLLMNLHMKKHNDNIYLGFHFK from the exons ATGGGCTTCCACAACTTTTGTCATATCAAACTAAACCGGAAcagttttagacttttagttataaaaatattttggaagTTCAAAAATCTTTTTAACCTAAAGATCTCGATACCGTCAATGGCTTCCCAGGAAAATGAGAAGGGGACGAAGCAGGAGCTCCTCCCTTCACTTCCCGATGATTTGTTAATGAGCTGCTTTGCACGCGTCTCAAGAGTGTACCATCCAACTCTCTCCCTTGTCTCCAAGAGTTTTGCTTCTCTCCTTGCCTCACCGGAGCTATACAAGACGCGATCACTCTTGGCCTGCACCGAGAGTTGTCTCTATGTTTGCTTTCAGTCGGCTACTAAATGTAGTTGGTTCACCCTCTGCCGCAAGCCCAAAAATCAAATGGGTACGTTTTA CGTTTCGATTCTTGACTGTCGGTCTCACACGTGGCGCGAGGGTTCAAGCTTGCGT ATGGTACGACACCGAGGTAAACATGTGGAGAGATGTTTGAAGGAAAACTACCTAATTTTGATGGTGGCCTCTCTGTTACATTGGCTGATTATGGTGGCAAGATGGCTGCCATGTGGGACCAGAATAAGTACTAAGATGATTTGGTGTGCTGAGATTATGCTTAAAAGGCCGAAAACTGGTGAAGTTTGGGGAGAAGTAGAGTGGTGTGACATTTGCTTGTTTGATGAATGGCTTGAACGGTCATATACTTGTTGTCATCTTTTGATGAATTTACACATGAAAAAACATAATGATAACATTTACTTGGGGTTTCACTTCAAATAG
- the LOC103828753 gene encoding serine/threonine-protein kinase tricorner isoform X1, with product MDIVRGWLNKLKSKGKDKFSKKKETTTSNNVNEGSRTAGGEEAVSNVTKQKAAAAKQFIENHYKKQVQSQQQRQERRNMLENKLAAAEVSEEEQKNMLKDLEKKETEYMRRQRHKMGTDDFEPLTMIGKGAFGEVRICREKGTGHVYAMKKLKKSEMLRRGQVEHVKAERNLLAEVDSNCIVKLYCSFQDEEYLYLIMEYLPGGDMMTLLMRKDTLTEDEARFYVGETVLAIESIHKHNYIHRDIKPDNLLLDRSGHMKLSDFGLCKPLDCSILEEKDFTFAQNVSGALQSDGRPVASRRSRSQMEQLQNWQRNRRMLAYSTVGTPDYIAPEVLLKKGYGMECDWWSLGAIMYEMLVGFPPFYSDDPMTTCRKIVNWRNYLKFPEEVRLSPEAKDLICRLLCNVEQRLGTKGADEIKDHPWFVGVEWGKLYQMKAAFIPKVNDELDTQNFEKFDETDKQVSKVTRSGPWRKMLSSKDINFVGYTYKNVEIVEEDQLSGIAELKKKSTKPKRPSIKSLFEDESASSNTSHQGSFLNLLPQVPEKEGKSSSSG from the exons ATGGATATCGTCAGAGGTTGGCTCAATAAGTTAAAGTCTAAAGGGAAAGACAAGTTCTCTAAAAAGAAGGAAACTACTACAAGTAATAATGTAAACGAGGGATCCAGAACAGCTGGAGGTGAAGAAGCTGTATCAAATGTTACAAAGCAGAAGGCTGCCGCTGCGAAACAATTTATCGAAAATCATTACAAGAAACAAGTGCAAAGTCAGCAGCAAAGACAGGAGAG ACGTAATATGCTGGAGAATAAGTTAGCTGCTGCAGAAGTATCAGAGGAAGAGCAAAAGAATATGCTTAAGGATTTAGAGAAGAAGGAAACTGAATACATGCGACGTCAGAGACATAAAATGGGAACTGATGACTTCGAGCCATTGACTATGATAGGGAAGGGCGCTTTTGGAGAGGTTAGGATATGCAGGGAGAAGGGAACAGGCCATGTCTATGCTATGAAGAAGCTCAAGAAATCTGAGATGCTTCGTAGAGGCCAG GTGGAACATGTGAAAGCAGAGAGGAATCTACTTGCGGAGGTTGACAGCAATTGCATAGTGAAGCTGTATTGTTCATTCCAAGACGAAGAGTATCTGTATCTTATCATGGAGTATCTACCCGGTGGAGATATGATGACGTTGCTTATGAGGAAAGACACACTTACTGAAGATGAGGCGAGGTTTTATGTTGGGGAGACTGTCTTAGCTATCGAGTCCATTCATAAGCACAACTATATCCACAG AGATATAAAGCCTGATAATCTGCTACTGGACAGAAGCGGGCACATGAAACTATCAGATTTTGGATTATGCAAGCCATTAGACTGTAGTATTCTCGAGGAAAAGGATTTCACGTTTGCGCAGAACGTTAGTGGGGCTTTACAAAGCGATGGTCGCCCTGTGGCATCTAGACGCAGCCGCTCCCAAATGGAACAGCTTCAAAACTGGCAGAGAAACAGAAGGATGCTT GCGTATTCAACAGTTGGAACACCTGATTATATTGCTCCAGAAGTTTTGCTGAAGAAGGGGTATGGAATGGAATGTGATTG GTGGTCTCTTGGTGCCATAATGTATGAAATGCTTGTGGGGTTTCCACCCTTTTATTCAGATGATCCAATGACAACTTGTAGGAAG ATAGTGAATTGGagaaattatttgaaatttccGGAAGAGGTTAGATTATCACCAGAAGCTAAGGATCTTATCTGTAGACTCTTATGTAACGTAGAGCAAAGGCTTGGAACAAAAGGGGCAGATGAGATTAAG gATCATCCTTGGTTCGTAGGTGTGGAATGGGGAAAGTTATATCAAATGAAGGCTGCTTTTATTCCCAAAGTCAATGACGAGTTGGACACCCAGAACTTTGAAAAGTTTGATGAG ACCGACAAGCAAGTTTCAAAGGTGACAAGATCAGGTCCATGGAGAAAG ATGCTCTCATCTAAAGACATAAACTTTGTGGGTTATACATACAAGAACGTTGAAATCGTAGAGGAAGATCAGTTATCAGGGATAG ctgagctgaagaagaagagcacAAAGCCAAAGCGGCCAtcaatcaaatctctctttg AGGATGAATCAGCAAGCAGCAACACAAGTCACCAAGGAAGCTTCTTGAACCTCTTGCCACAAGTTCCAGAGAAAGAAGGCAAATCCAGCTCATCTGGGTGA
- the LOC103828753 gene encoding serine/threonine-protein kinase tricorner isoform X2, with the protein MDIVRGWLNKLKSKGKDKFSKKKETTTSNNVNEGSRTAGGEEAVSNVTKQKAAAAKQFIENHYKKQVQSQQQRQERRNMLENKLAAAEVSEEEQKNMLKDLEKKETEYMRRQRHKMGTDDFEPLTMIGKGAFGEVRICREKGTGHVYAMKKLKKSEMLRRGQVEHVKAERNLLAEVDSNCIVKLYCSFQDEEYLYLIMEYLPGGDMMTLLMRKDTLTEDEARFYVGETVLAIESIHKHNYIHRDIKPDNLLLDRSGHMKLSDFGLCKPLDCSILEEKDFTFAQNVSGALQSDGRPVASRRSRSQMEQLQNWQRNRRMLAYSTVGTPDYIAPEVLLKKGYGMECDWWSLGAIMYEMLVGFPPFYSDDPMTTCRKIVNWRNYLKFPEEVRLSPEAKDLICRLLCNVEQRLGTKGADEIKDHPWFVGVEWGKLYQMKAAFIPKVNDELDTQNFEKFDETDKQVSKVTRSGPWRKMLSSKDINFVGYTYKNVEIVEEDQLSGIGKFHFT; encoded by the exons ATGGATATCGTCAGAGGTTGGCTCAATAAGTTAAAGTCTAAAGGGAAAGACAAGTTCTCTAAAAAGAAGGAAACTACTACAAGTAATAATGTAAACGAGGGATCCAGAACAGCTGGAGGTGAAGAAGCTGTATCAAATGTTACAAAGCAGAAGGCTGCCGCTGCGAAACAATTTATCGAAAATCATTACAAGAAACAAGTGCAAAGTCAGCAGCAAAGACAGGAGAG ACGTAATATGCTGGAGAATAAGTTAGCTGCTGCAGAAGTATCAGAGGAAGAGCAAAAGAATATGCTTAAGGATTTAGAGAAGAAGGAAACTGAATACATGCGACGTCAGAGACATAAAATGGGAACTGATGACTTCGAGCCATTGACTATGATAGGGAAGGGCGCTTTTGGAGAGGTTAGGATATGCAGGGAGAAGGGAACAGGCCATGTCTATGCTATGAAGAAGCTCAAGAAATCTGAGATGCTTCGTAGAGGCCAG GTGGAACATGTGAAAGCAGAGAGGAATCTACTTGCGGAGGTTGACAGCAATTGCATAGTGAAGCTGTATTGTTCATTCCAAGACGAAGAGTATCTGTATCTTATCATGGAGTATCTACCCGGTGGAGATATGATGACGTTGCTTATGAGGAAAGACACACTTACTGAAGATGAGGCGAGGTTTTATGTTGGGGAGACTGTCTTAGCTATCGAGTCCATTCATAAGCACAACTATATCCACAG AGATATAAAGCCTGATAATCTGCTACTGGACAGAAGCGGGCACATGAAACTATCAGATTTTGGATTATGCAAGCCATTAGACTGTAGTATTCTCGAGGAAAAGGATTTCACGTTTGCGCAGAACGTTAGTGGGGCTTTACAAAGCGATGGTCGCCCTGTGGCATCTAGACGCAGCCGCTCCCAAATGGAACAGCTTCAAAACTGGCAGAGAAACAGAAGGATGCTT GCGTATTCAACAGTTGGAACACCTGATTATATTGCTCCAGAAGTTTTGCTGAAGAAGGGGTATGGAATGGAATGTGATTG GTGGTCTCTTGGTGCCATAATGTATGAAATGCTTGTGGGGTTTCCACCCTTTTATTCAGATGATCCAATGACAACTTGTAGGAAG ATAGTGAATTGGagaaattatttgaaatttccGGAAGAGGTTAGATTATCACCAGAAGCTAAGGATCTTATCTGTAGACTCTTATGTAACGTAGAGCAAAGGCTTGGAACAAAAGGGGCAGATGAGATTAAG gATCATCCTTGGTTCGTAGGTGTGGAATGGGGAAAGTTATATCAAATGAAGGCTGCTTTTATTCCCAAAGTCAATGACGAGTTGGACACCCAGAACTTTGAAAAGTTTGATGAG ACCGACAAGCAAGTTTCAAAGGTGACAAGATCAGGTCCATGGAGAAAG ATGCTCTCATCTAAAGACATAAACTTTGTGGGTTATACATACAAGAACGTTGAAATCGTAGAGGAAGATCAGTTATCAGGGATAGGTAAATTTCACTTTACATAA
- the LOC103828754 gene encoding probable methyltransferase PMT1 gives MRGRSDGGKKKHVIVLVCIAAVVLVFVYLFFGSSNHGASAIEYGRKLGLGGDDDDASKKDESSSTSFYVDDDDANGFTPRSFPVCDDRHSELIPCLDRNLIYQMRLKLDLSLMEHYERHCPPPERRFNCLIPPPPGYKVPIKWPKSRDEVWKVNIPHTHLAHEKSDQNWMVVKGDKINFPGGGTHFHYGADKYIASMANMLKFPNNILNNGGRLRTFLDVGCGVASFGGYLLASDIMTMSLAPNDVHQNQIQFALERGIPAYLGVLGTKRLPYPSRSFELAHCSRCRIDWLQRDSILLLELDRVLRPGGYFAYSSPEAYAQDEEDLRIWREMSALVERMCWTIAAKRNQTVIWQKPMTNDCYQEREPGTQPPLCNSDSDPDAVYGVNMEACISQYSEHDHKTKGSGLAPWPARLTSPPPRLADFGYSTDMFEKDTETWRRRVDAYWDLLTPVIQSDTMRNIMDMKANMGSFAAALNDKDIWVMNVVPEDGPNTLKLIYDRGLMGVVHSWCEAFSTYPKTYDLLHAWDIISDVKKRGCSAEDLLLEMDRILRPSGFILIRDKQSVVDLVKKYLKALHWEAVETKAASDSDHDSDVILVVQKKLWLTSESLRDLE, from the exons TTCTTCCACCTCCTTttatgttgatgatgatgatgccaaCGGCTTCACTCCAAGAAGCTTCCCT GTGTGTGATGACCGGCACTCGGAGCTTATTCCTTGCTTAGACAGGAATCTCATTTACCAGATGAGATTGAAGCTTGACTTGTCTTTGATGGAGCATTATGAGCGTCATTGCCCTCCTCCTGAAAGGAGGTTTAACTGCTtgattcctcctcctcctggtTATAAG GTTCCGATCAAGTGGCCGAAAAGCAGAGACGAAGTTTGGAAAGTGAACATTCCTCATACTCACCTTGCTCATGAGAAGTCTGATCAAAACTGGATGGTTGTCAAAGGAGATAAAATCAATTTCCCTGGTGGAGGCACTCATTTTCACTACGGTGCTGATAAGTATATTGCATCCATGGCAAAT ATGCTTAAGTTTCCGAACAACATTTTGAACAATGGGGGAAGGCTGAGGACGTTTCTAGATGTCGGCTGTGGTGTTGCAAGTTTTGGTGGTTACCTTCTTGCATCAGATATTATGACCATGTCCTTGGCACCAAACGATGTGCATCAGAACCAAATCCAGTTCGCTCTTGAGAGAGGGATTCCTGCATACCTCGGCGTTCTTGGAACAAAGAGGCTCCCATACCCGAGCAGATCATTTGAGCTTGCACATTGTTCACGTTGCCGAATTGACTGGCTTCAGAGAGACAGTATCCTTCTTCTCGAGCTGGACAGGGTGCTGAGACCTGGTGGCTATTTCGCATATTCGTCTCCAGAAGCATATGCACAAGATGAGGAGGATCTCAGAATATGGAGGGAAATGAGTGCTCTTGTGGAACGCATGTGTTGGACCATAGCTGCTAAAAGGAACCAAACTGTGATTTGGCAGAAACCAATGACAAACGATTGTTATCAGGAAAGAGAACCTGGAACCCAGCCTCCTCTTTGTAACTCTGACAGTGACCCTGATGCTGTGTATGGTGTAAACATGGAAGCATGCATCAGTCAATACAGTGAAC ATGACCACAAAACCAAGGGAAGTGGATTGGCTCCATGGCCAGCTCGATTAACCTCTCCTCCTCCCCGGCTAGCTGATTTTGGATATTCCACCGACATGTTTGAGAAGGATACT GAAACTTGGAGGCGTAGGGTAGATGCTTACTGGGATCTCTTGACTCCTGTAATTCAATCAGACACCATGAGGAACATAATGGACATGAAAGCAAATATGGGTTCCTTTGCTGCTGCTCTGAATGACAAAGACATTTGGGTTATGAATGTCGTTCCTGAAGACGGGCCTAACACGCTTAAACTGATATACGACAGAGGCCTGATGGGTGTTGTTCATAGCTG GTGTGAAGCCTTCTCAACGTACCCAAAGACTTACGATCTACTCCATGCTTGGGACATCATTTCTGATGTCAAGAAGAGAGGTTGCAGCGCAGAGGATCTGTTGTTGGAGATGGATCGTATACTTAGGCCAAGCGGGTTCATACTCATAAGGGACAAACAATCTGTAGTTGATCTTGTGAAGAAGTATCTCAAGGCTTTGCATTGGGAAGCAGTTGAAACGAAGGCAGCCTCGGATTCAGACCATGACTCGGATGTCATACTCGTTGTCCAGAAGAAGCTCTGGTTGACAAGTGAAAGCCTCAGAGATCTCGAGTGA